From the genome of Neosynechococcus sphagnicola sy1, one region includes:
- a CDS encoding type II toxin-antitoxin system VapC family toxin: MQYLLDTCVISDFIKGEAGTKIRLKQTPPVDIAVSAITVMELRYGLALNPQRAQKVEPAISSFLSSVTILPFSTVEAEQAAQIRAVLKSQGQPIGAYDVLIAATALQHNLLMITANQREFDRVPGLQTENWRQP, encoded by the coding sequence ATGCAATATTTACTCGATACTTGCGTCATCAGCGACTTCATCAAGGGTGAAGCTGGCACTAAAATCAGGCTCAAACAAACCCCACCTGTTGATATTGCTGTCTCGGCAATTACGGTCATGGAGTTACGCTACGGATTGGCACTCAATCCTCAACGTGCCCAGAAGGTTGAACCAGCGATCTCTAGCTTTCTGTCTTCTGTAACAATTCTCCCTTTCAGCACCGTAGAAGCAGAACAAGCGGCGCAAATTCGTGCTGTCCTTAAATCTCAAGGGCAGCCAATTGGTGCTTACGATGTCTTGATTGCGGCTACTGCGCTACAACATAACCTTCTCATGATCACAGCAAATCAAAGAGAATTCGATCGAGTTCCTGGTCTACAGACCGAGAACTGGCGACAGCCCTAG
- a CDS encoding SMI1/KNR4 family protein yields MPFLESLHSAVQSHTGQFSCSEINREENTKVVHFRHVGLPPDAGLVIPKIQGLEEFYGTYSQLTLYFEEESGDAAYFIASPSQWEELNSDFRPWLDVIDEEEVDEFLPNWINDCIVIGEIPRSGNYLLVPTVGSDAGKVFEFEHDGFEFLELGLSLPDFVARTLDLDSGRLTAIASHIRFITPTENRQWWIEELRDNRGNVICSEA; encoded by the coding sequence ATGCCCTTCCTTGAGTCACTTCACTCTGCAGTTCAGTCCCATACTGGCCAGTTTTCGTGCAGCGAAATCAATAGGGAGGAGAACACCAAGGTTGTTCACTTCCGCCATGTTGGTCTCCCTCCAGACGCCGGCCTAGTGATACCCAAAATTCAAGGCCTTGAGGAGTTCTACGGAACCTATTCCCAACTTACCTTGTACTTTGAGGAGGAAAGCGGAGACGCAGCCTACTTCATTGCCAGCCCGTCGCAATGGGAGGAACTAAATAGCGACTTTAGGCCTTGGCTCGACGTGATCGATGAAGAAGAGGTAGATGAGTTCTTGCCCAATTGGATCAACGACTGCATTGTGATTGGAGAGATACCGCGGAGCGGCAACTACCTACTGGTTCCGACAGTTGGCTCGGATGCGGGAAAGGTCTTCGAGTTCGAGCACGACGGCTTCGAATTCCTTGAGCTGGGACTCAGTCTTCCGGACTTCGTCGCAAGAACGTTAGACCTTGACTCTGGTCGACTTACCGCGATCGCGAGCCATATACGGTTCATAACGCCAACCGAGAATCGTCAGTGGTGGATCGAAGAGTTGCGAGACAACCGTGGCAACGTCATCTGCAGTGAGGCCTAA
- a CDS encoding type II toxin-antitoxin system PemK/MazF family toxin, producing the protein MVVIITSNIQLAEAPGNVLLPQGATGLSRDSVANVSQILTVDKTFLVECIGSLPSGLQEEIDDGLRTILYL; encoded by the coding sequence ATCGTTGTCATTATCACTTCAAATATTCAGTTGGCAGAAGCTCCAGGCAATGTATTGTTACCGCAAGGAGCAACAGGCTTGTCTAGAGATTCAGTCGCTAATGTATCTCAAATTCTCACAGTCGATAAAACATTCTTGGTTGAATGTATTGGTTCCCTACCAAGCGGCTTGCAGGAGGAGATAGATGATGGACTACGAACAATCTTGTATCTGTAG
- a CDS encoding NACHT domain-containing protein, whose protein sequence is MKKSFVPLLFNMSEQVYGWKRFWCPRSGSINLADGGYLYDPEGEWGKAYNPDLVIFETISHLPCLALLGESGIGKTQALEMERSKIVSKIQEQGDQVLFLDLRSYGSEDRLVLSLFDSPVFKEWQTGTHRLHIFLDSFDECLLRVDTLATLLVDEFKRYHNEVHRLCLRIACRTAVWPAVLEEGLKEIWGENSVGVYELAPLRRIDVIEAAKAERCSPDDFLKEVNQKNIVPLAIKPITLRFLLNTYHRHGGRFPPNQRLHELYLEGCKLLCEVISESRRASNQRGNLDVDQRLIVAARIAAITIFANRFAVWTGVDQGNVPIEDALLQNLCHGYETANGREFEITRVVIEEVLDTGLFSSRGLHRMGWAHQTYAEFLAAWYLVQHEMPLAQITGLIFSSEEPDCKLIPQLHETAAWIASMRMDVCQEIIETDPDVLLRSDIPTDSDLREAIVTNLLMQYEQEKLYDYERNQYRNYGKLKHPGLAAQLRTYLQDPTKQINARDTAIDIAEVCEVSELQEELVNLALDSSQSIYLRVSAAKALCSIGDAGTRLRLKPLAIEQLPEDEDDRLKGYALRALWSDLLTAEELFSVLTRPKKRNFLGSYQIFIDLELVPRLQPDDFVVALNWLGNQGIRCFGYLFEKLGNAILLKAWENLELPGIAENFTRVALVQWKEHQRIITDDDKLQQQFASSLLNDSEKRHTLIEQAVLIISETEEDPYFLLSSLTENILISEDIFWMLEKLQNSNFEKAEKIWSQLLKWSFNRQDVNQIDAIVVATQTNNSLQEVFASYFAPIELNSIQAEKLRSDYLRMQERQHRRQNPPLLDPPPRERVLQLLEKLESGDLSAWWQLNREMTLKPDSRRYINELELGLTKLNGWMEADEVTQKRIIEGAKKYIHQYTDVAYDWIGTNTYNRPVLAGCRAFQLLLKESPNFLDNLSSEIWKKWAPVIIAAPSSNQHEDLYLEIVKCAYVNAPQESINTLITLIDKENQEHDYIFVISRFDKCWDERLKLALLEKAKDPTLKPKCIGQLLEELLKQGLTEARDFAKSLISFPLPLAENEREKALIAARVLVENSDPSSWSFIWVFIQRDSSFGREVFELVAYHYSHGIQLNLTETQLADLYIWLVHEYPYDEDPDHSNEVMAYSVTARDGIVDLRGGVLSKLKERGTLQACAEVQRLIQELPSITWLTKTLIDAQVNMRRKTWQPPQPEQILQLVSSQLNDQNMNIQTGVLIMQGNLNFGGSVGAVNVNSTVHGDQIGTQHSYASEQNLVEAFYEIKQIFNRLTQTYPASTESEQQIVVAEAVKEVKQNPTLLKRVKVGGQAFIFEAVQKASDQWWVSPFVKAIEVGIKGE, encoded by the coding sequence TTGAAAAAGAGTTTTGTCCCCTTGCTGTTCAACATGTCAGAGCAGGTATACGGTTGGAAACGGTTTTGGTGCCCTCGGTCAGGCAGCATAAATCTAGCTGATGGGGGGTACCTGTACGATCCAGAGGGAGAATGGGGAAAGGCATATAACCCGGATTTAGTAATTTTTGAGACTATCTCTCACCTGCCATGCTTGGCACTCTTAGGTGAATCGGGAATTGGCAAAACCCAGGCTCTAGAGATGGAGCGGAGTAAAATTGTTAGCAAAATTCAAGAACAAGGCGATCAGGTACTCTTTCTAGATCTGCGATCGTATGGAAGTGAAGACAGATTAGTTCTCAGCCTATTTGACAGCCCAGTATTTAAAGAATGGCAGACTGGCACTCACCGATTACACATTTTCTTGGATAGCTTCGATGAATGCTTGCTACGAGTAGATACATTGGCAACACTTTTAGTCGATGAATTTAAACGCTACCACAATGAAGTTCACCGTTTGTGTTTACGTATCGCTTGTCGAACGGCTGTGTGGCCAGCAGTTCTGGAAGAAGGATTAAAAGAAATTTGGGGTGAAAATTCTGTGGGAGTCTATGAACTTGCTCCGCTTCGGCGTATAGACGTTATCGAAGCCGCCAAAGCAGAGAGATGTTCTCCTGATGACTTTCTAAAGGAAGTTAACCAGAAGAATATTGTACCGCTGGCGATAAAACCAATCACTTTGAGATTTTTGCTGAATACTTACCATCGTCACGGTGGTCGATTCCCTCCTAATCAGAGGCTTCATGAGCTCTATCTTGAGGGGTGCAAGCTTCTCTGTGAGGTAATTAGTGAAAGCCGTCGGGCTTCAAACCAGAGGGGCAATCTCGATGTTGACCAACGTCTCATTGTTGCTGCCCGAATTGCGGCTATCACAATCTTTGCTAACCGTTTTGCTGTATGGACTGGAGTTGATCAGGGGAATGTACCCATCGAAGATGCCCTGCTTCAAAATTTATGTCACGGTTATGAAACTGCTAATGGAAGAGAATTTGAGATTACCAGAGTAGTCATCGAAGAAGTTTTAGATACTGGTTTGTTTTCATCTCGCGGGTTACATCGGATGGGATGGGCGCACCAAACCTATGCTGAGTTTTTAGCTGCCTGGTATTTGGTGCAACATGAAATGCCTCTAGCTCAGATAACAGGATTAATCTTTTCATCTGAAGAACCAGATTGTAAGTTAATTCCTCAGCTTCATGAAACCGCTGCATGGATAGCCAGCATGAGGATGGATGTGTGTCAGGAGATTATTGAGACGGATCCAGATGTGCTGTTACGCAGTGATATTCCTACAGATTCAGATCTCCGAGAAGCGATAGTAACCAACTTATTGATGCAATATGAACAGGAAAAGTTGTATGACTACGAGAGAAACCAGTACCGCAATTATGGAAAACTGAAGCATCCAGGTTTAGCTGCTCAATTACGTACATATCTTCAAGACCCTACTAAGCAGATTAATGCAAGAGATACAGCGATCGACATTGCTGAAGTCTGCGAAGTTTCTGAGCTTCAAGAAGAGCTAGTGAACCTTGCTCTTGATTCATCGCAATCAATTTACTTGAGAGTAAGCGCAGCTAAGGCTCTTTGCTCAATCGGTGATGCAGGTACAAGATTAAGACTGAAGCCTCTAGCTATTGAGCAGCTTCCAGAAGATGAAGATGATCGGCTAAAAGGTTACGCATTACGGGCACTCTGGTCAGATCTTCTCACAGCAGAGGAGTTATTCAGTGTTCTTACCCGACCAAAAAAGAGAAATTTTCTTGGATCTTACCAGATATTTATCGATCTTGAGTTAGTACCAAGACTTCAGCCAGATGATTTTGTAGTTGCCCTTAACTGGCTTGGAAATCAAGGTATTAGGTGCTTTGGATATCTCTTTGAAAAGCTTGGGAATGCCATTCTCTTAAAGGCATGGGAAAATCTTGAGCTGCCTGGAATAGCAGAAAATTTTACTAGAGTAGCTCTAGTACAGTGGAAAGAGCATCAGAGAATCATTACTGATGATGACAAGCTACAACAACAATTTGCATCATCACTTCTGAACGATAGCGAAAAACGACATACACTAATCGAACAAGCAGTTTTAATCATTTCAGAAACTGAAGAAGATCCATATTTTCTTTTAAGTTCTTTGACCGAAAATATTCTCATTTCAGAAGATATTTTTTGGATGCTTGAAAAGCTTCAGAATTCTAATTTTGAAAAGGCTGAAAAGATCTGGTCTCAACTTCTTAAGTGGAGCTTTAACCGTCAAGATGTAAATCAAATAGATGCAATTGTTGTAGCTACTCAAACCAATAATAGTTTGCAAGAAGTTTTTGCATCTTACTTTGCGCCTATTGAGCTAAATTCAATTCAAGCTGAAAAACTGAGATCTGATTATCTCAGAATGCAAGAAAGGCAACATCGTAGGCAAAACCCTCCCTTGCTAGATCCACCGCCCAGAGAACGAGTCCTCCAACTTTTAGAGAAGTTAGAATCTGGAGATTTATCTGCTTGGTGGCAACTTAATAGGGAAATGACTTTAAAACCTGATAGTCGGCGTTACATTAATGAGCTTGAGTTAGGTTTGACTAAACTCAATGGATGGATGGAAGCTGACGAAGTAACTCAAAAAAGAATTATTGAAGGTGCAAAGAAATATATTCATCAGTACACTGACGTAGCTTACGATTGGATAGGCACAAACACATATAACCGACCAGTACTAGCAGGTTGTAGAGCTTTTCAATTACTTCTGAAGGAAAGTCCAAACTTTTTAGATAACCTCTCATCTGAAATATGGAAAAAGTGGGCACCTGTTATTATCGCTGCTCCCAGTAGTAATCAACATGAAGACCTCTATCTAGAAATAGTCAAATGCGCTTATGTAAATGCTCCCCAAGAATCTATCAATACATTGATAACGCTCATTGACAAAGAGAATCAGGAACATGACTATATATTTGTAATTAGTCGCTTTGATAAGTGTTGGGATGAACGATTGAAGTTAGCTTTGCTAGAAAAGGCTAAAGATCCTACACTGAAACCAAAATGTATTGGGCAACTACTCGAAGAGCTTCTAAAGCAAGGGTTAACTGAAGCTAGAGATTTTGCGAAGTCTCTAATTTCTTTTCCACTACCATTAGCTGAGAATGAGCGGGAAAAAGCTCTGATTGCGGCTAGAGTGCTGGTTGAAAATTCAGATCCATCTAGCTGGTCATTCATCTGGGTATTCATCCAGCGAGATTCATCGTTTGGACGGGAAGTTTTTGAATTAGTTGCCTATCATTACTCGCACGGAATTCAATTAAATTTAACTGAAACACAATTGGCTGACTTATATATTTGGCTAGTGCATGAATATCCTTACGATGAAGATCCTGATCATAGCAATGAGGTGATGGCGTACTCTGTGACAGCTAGAGACGGTATTGTGGATCTGAGAGGTGGTGTTTTATCGAAACTAAAAGAACGAGGAACTCTTCAAGCATGTGCTGAAGTTCAACGCCTTATTCAGGAACTGCCTAGCATAACTTGGCTCACAAAAACGTTGATCGATGCCCAAGTAAATATGCGGCGTAAAACCTGGCAACCGCCTCAACCAGAGCAGATCCTTCAACTTGTCAGTAGTCAGCTAAATGATCAAAATATGAACATTCAAACAGGAGTTCTGATTATGCAAGGAAATCTCAATTTTGGTGGATCTGTAGGTGCAGTTAATGTCAACAGCACTGTGCATGGAGATCAAATTGGTACACAACACAGTTATGCTTCAGAGCAAAATTTGGTAGAAGCTTTTTATGAAATTAAGCAGATTTTCAATCGACTTACTCAGACTTATCCGGCATCAACTGAATCTGAGCAGCAAATTGTTGTGGCAGAAGCAGTGAAGGAGGTGAAGCAAAATCCAACTTTGCTGAAGCGAGTGAAAGTTGGGGGGCAGGCATTTATCTTTGAAGCTGTTCAAAAAGCTTCAGATCAGTGGTGGGTTAGCCCATTTGTGAAAGCGATCGAAGTTGGAATTAAGGGAGAGTAA
- the bchM gene encoding magnesium protoporphyrin IX methyltransferase, with the protein MNLTCMAAVDDKTIVRNYFNSTGFDRWHRIYGDGEVNKVQLDIRKGHQQTVDTVLDWLQQDDNLPLLSICDAGCGVGSLSLPLAAAGAKVFASDLSEKMVEEAKARAEATLSSTQNLTFAVQDLEALQGLFHTVICLDVLIHYPQEKMAEMIAHLCSLAESRLIFSFAPKTLAYSLLKKIGEFFPWPE; encoded by the coding sequence ATGAACTTGACCTGTATGGCCGCAGTTGACGACAAAACAATTGTCCGGAACTACTTTAACTCCACTGGGTTTGATCGCTGGCATCGCATCTATGGAGACGGCGAAGTTAACAAGGTTCAGCTGGATATCCGGAAAGGACATCAGCAAACGGTTGATACAGTTCTAGACTGGCTCCAACAGGATGATAACTTACCATTACTGTCGATCTGTGACGCGGGGTGTGGAGTCGGTAGTCTGAGTCTTCCCCTGGCAGCCGCTGGAGCCAAGGTATTTGCGAGCGATCTCTCGGAAAAAATGGTGGAAGAGGCCAAGGCTAGGGCGGAAGCTACCCTCAGCTCTACCCAGAATTTAACCTTTGCAGTTCAGGACTTAGAGGCGTTGCAGGGACTATTCCATACGGTCATTTGCCTGGACGTGTTGATTCACTATCCCCAGGAAAAGATGGCAGAGATGATTGCCCATCTCTGCTCCCTGGCAGAGTCAAGGCTAATATTCAGCTTTGCCCCCAAAACCCTGGCCT
- a CDS encoding SH3 domain-containing protein yields the protein MNRWISWIGQWLGLMAIAAPAAIAAVPVEFTPASSPTQLAKQLGVAQTAQTCGSSFRQVKTPDGRSLKLRSQPHTDAKILGEIPNATQVLFNLSNRDGNWAEVTIPGGKTGWVATQFLVEHPISTQVPASLRIRTLDGGAVHVRASPIPNAKVVSTLATGTVVQFRQSIGYWTKIVAPHGISGFVDNRFLVCT from the coding sequence ATGAACCGTTGGATCAGTTGGATTGGGCAGTGGCTAGGATTAATGGCAATAGCTGCCCCAGCAGCGATCGCGGCGGTACCTGTTGAGTTCACCCCGGCCTCATCGCCAACTCAACTGGCCAAGCAACTGGGTGTTGCCCAAACTGCCCAAACCTGTGGGTCGAGTTTCAGGCAGGTTAAAACCCCTGATGGCAGGTCTCTTAAACTGCGATCGCAGCCTCATACGGATGCCAAGATCCTGGGCGAGATTCCCAACGCCACTCAGGTGCTGTTTAATCTCAGCAATCGGGATGGCAATTGGGCAGAAGTCACTATCCCAGGGGGGAAAACGGGTTGGGTGGCTACCCAATTTTTAGTGGAGCATCCTATCTCGACTCAAGTTCCGGCAAGCTTGCGGATCAGAACCCTAGATGGTGGCGCAGTGCATGTACGAGCCAGCCCGATCCCGAATGCAAAAGTCGTCAGCACCCTAGCCACTGGAACCGTTGTGCAATTTCGACAATCCATTGGCTACTGGACAAAGATCGTTGCCCCCCATGGGATCTCAGGTTTTGTGGACAATCGCTTTCTTGTCTGCACCTAG
- a CDS encoding sulfite exporter TauE/SafE family protein, translated as MFNIFLPLLLIGLVAGIAGGMFGIGGGAIMVPAMVLLMGMDQKLATGTSLAAQILPIGLLGAVVYYRENHLNLRDALLIAVGLLVGNYFGALFANQTFITSELLKKLYGFFLLAIGLRYVFWR; from the coding sequence ATGTTCAATATTTTTCTGCCATTGCTGCTGATTGGTCTGGTAGCTGGGATAGCTGGGGGTATGTTTGGGATTGGTGGTGGGGCGATCATGGTGCCCGCGATGGTGCTGCTAATGGGGATGGATCAAAAACTAGCGACGGGGACTTCTCTCGCCGCGCAAATTTTGCCCATTGGCCTCTTGGGAGCGGTGGTCTACTATCGGGAAAATCATCTTAATCTTCGCGATGCTCTGTTGATTGCGGTTGGGTTGTTAGTGGGTAACTACTTCGGAGCTTTGTTTGCGAATCAAACCTTTATCACCAGTGAACTGTTGAAAAAGCTCTACGGATTTTTCCTCCTAGCAATTGGACTACGATATGTATTCTGGCGTTGA